The proteins below come from a single Treponema phagedenis genomic window:
- a CDS encoding MFS transporter, whose amino-acid sequence MNTKRKKMTWRVYLAYGAADLYGGGCFFIVTTFSMYYLVNVIGLHPVLAGLIPGIGKFWDAVSDPMMGYIADNTPQNRFGKRRVWFLVSIVPIALSFILIWFPFSGESQIGKFIFYTIAYIIFFTVTTVSYVPYAALSAEITKDFSERNKLNSSRLMFSFIATLLGGLLAQPIIDYFNGSKTGYFVMSCVFALIFALPWIPLYFETWELPQDAPQEKEKESFIKNFLSLFKSRSCRIHIAMYVFSYGTLDIFMSLILFYIVDYLNKGSVFVIAQGTLLIVMMLSLPIHSYFINKKGHKPVYLTGLIIFALSILLMAFHQPNTSSIFLILNMVIMGIGISANNLIPHQLLPFLSDIDTVMSGKNRAGTYSAAMSLMRKLFLGLVIMTSIGFVLSAIGYKTPVPSILTQAQLNEAKELSNKNNTPFEKIEKYYSLQEDGNLHLKYLSLDTDTIIANLYKKELEKKNKNAEKHASFFENKKTFPEIPSEIFENFIAASFDKKDFSQANSLFFLTSSYTKEGAVYKKIEPEGFYTKDDLYHLKETLDAIDFKYSGIGQVQKPQQKQSTLIGIKTSFILMPLFMLMIAIIIGFQFKLTPENHAIILTEIKRLEAGGKKEDADEKTKEVCELLIGMPYGRTV is encoded by the coding sequence ATGAATACAAAGCGGAAAAAAATGACATGGCGAGTATATCTTGCCTACGGTGCTGCTGATTTATACGGCGGAGGCTGTTTTTTTATTGTAACCACGTTTTCCATGTATTATTTGGTAAACGTAATCGGTCTTCACCCGGTTCTCGCCGGTTTAATTCCCGGAATCGGGAAATTTTGGGATGCGGTTTCCGATCCGATGATGGGGTATATTGCGGATAATACACCGCAAAACAGGTTCGGAAAAAGGCGAGTTTGGTTTTTAGTTTCTATTGTTCCGATTGCCCTCTCGTTTATTCTTATTTGGTTTCCGTTCAGCGGAGAAAGTCAAATTGGAAAATTTATTTTTTATACAATAGCCTATATCATATTTTTTACAGTTACAACGGTATCCTATGTGCCGTACGCAGCCCTCAGTGCGGAAATAACAAAGGATTTTTCAGAGCGCAATAAGCTTAACAGCTCCAGACTCATGTTTTCGTTTATTGCGACCTTGCTTGGCGGGCTTTTAGCTCAGCCGATTATTGACTATTTCAATGGCAGTAAAACCGGTTATTTTGTAATGAGTTGTGTTTTTGCCCTCATTTTTGCCCTCCCATGGATACCGCTTTATTTTGAAACATGGGAATTGCCACAAGATGCCCCGCAGGAAAAAGAAAAAGAATCGTTTATTAAAAATTTTCTTTCCCTGTTTAAAAGCCGCTCATGCAGAATCCATATTGCGATGTATGTATTTTCGTATGGAACGTTAGATATTTTTATGTCGCTCATTTTATTCTATATTGTGGATTATTTGAACAAAGGAAGCGTTTTTGTTATCGCACAAGGCACATTGCTCATTGTCATGATGTTGAGTTTGCCGATACACAGTTATTTTATAAATAAAAAAGGACATAAACCCGTGTATCTTACCGGACTCATAATATTTGCACTTTCAATTTTACTTATGGCTTTTCACCAGCCGAATACAAGCAGTATATTTTTAATTTTAAACATGGTTATCATGGGCATTGGCATTTCCGCGAACAATCTTATTCCGCATCAGCTTTTGCCCTTTTTATCGGATATTGACACGGTGATGAGTGGCAAAAATCGGGCGGGAACGTATTCGGCGGCAATGTCTCTTATGCGTAAACTGTTTTTAGGTCTTGTAATAATGACCTCTATCGGTTTTGTGCTAAGCGCTATCGGATATAAAACCCCTGTTCCCTCAATTTTAACTCAGGCGCAATTGAACGAGGCGAAGGAGTTGAGCAACAAAAATAACACGCCGTTTGAAAAAATTGAAAAATATTATTCATTACAGGAAGACGGAAATCTGCACTTAAAATACCTGAGCTTGGATACTGATACTATTATCGCAAACCTATACAAAAAAGAGCTCGAGAAGAAAAATAAAAATGCGGAAAAGCATGCCTCATTTTTTGAAAATAAAAAAACATTTCCTGAAATTCCTTCAGAGATTTTTGAAAATTTTATAGCGGCATCTTTTGATAAAAAAGATTTTTCCCAAGCGAACAGTCTTTTTTTCCTGACCTCATCGTATACAAAAGAAGGAGCGGTGTATAAAAAAATTGAGCCAGAAGGATTTTACACAAAAGACGATCTTTACCATTTAAAGGAAACACTTGATGCAATAGACTTTAAATATTCAGGCATCGGGCAAGTGCAAAAGCCGCAGCAAAAACAAAGCACGCTCATCGGTATAAAAACCTCTTTCATTCTTATGCCGCTTTTTATGCTTATGATTGCAATTATCATCGGCTTTCAATTTAAACTTACCCCTGAAAACCACGCAATCATACTTACAGAGATTAAACGCCTCGAAGCAGGCGGCAAAAAAGAAGACGCCGATGAAAAAACAAAAGAAGTTTGCGAGCTCTTAATCGGTATGCCCTACGGAAGAACGGTATAA
- a CDS encoding type II toxin-antitoxin system HicB family antitoxin, producing the protein MYIYPAIFYKEGSGYSVVFHDIELATCGDTLEEAIIMAEEALTGRVYLMLKDGHTLPLPSSIEKIKKPKAAEFISLIKTDKKYLTQEKSVRKNLTLPAWLAEAAENANLNFSQELQNALKAKLGINI; encoded by the coding sequence ATGTATATTTATCCAGCGATATTTTATAAAGAAGGCAGCGGTTATTCTGTAGTATTCCATGATATTGAACTTGCGACATGCGGCGATACCTTGGAAGAGGCAATCATAATGGCGGAGGAAGCTTTGACCGGCAGAGTATATCTTATGCTAAAAGACGGCCATACACTGCCGCTGCCATCAAGTATTGAGAAAATTAAAAAACCTAAAGCTGCCGAGTTCATATCATTGATAAAAACGGATAAAAAATATTTAACGCAGGAAAAAAGCGTTCGCAAAAATTTAACCTTGCCGGCATGGCTTGCAGAAGCGGCAGAAAACGCTAATTTGAACTTTTCGCAAGAATTGCAAAATGCACTTAAGGCAAAATTAGGAATTAATATTTAG
- a CDS encoding type II toxin-antitoxin system HicA family toxin, protein MNFKEMEKIIKKNGWFKVEVVGSHHHYRHRIKSGKVTILFHGGKELPQFVVKSILKQAGLKE, encoded by the coding sequence ATGAATTTTAAGGAAATGGAAAAGATTATCAAAAAAAACGGATGGTTTAAAGTTGAAGTAGTCGGCTCTCACCATCATTACAGGCACCGAATAAAAAGCGGTAAAGTTACTATTCTGTTTCATGGCGGTAAAGAACTGCCTCAATTTGTTGTAAAGAGCATTTTAAAACAAGCCGGCTTAAAGGAGTAA